A region of Myxococcus stipitatus DSM 14675 DNA encodes the following proteins:
- a CDS encoding dicarboxylate/amino acid:cation symporter, whose protein sequence is MKAHHKMLIGILTGTVAGLTANALAGKSAWLDWTVSNVASPVGQIFIRLLLMLVVPLLFAALVMGVADLDLKQVGRLGARTLGYTIVFSTISVLLGLVLVNIIQPGANLSDEARALAQQGTQVKAAPPPSETSFGAVLMSMVPTNPMKAAADGDMIGIIVFSLIFGLGVALTPTDSAKHLRDTIQGLYDVMMKLIDGVLKLAPYGVAALLFAMTAKLGLSILGQLAAYVGTVLLALGLHMFVVYSLSVRFLGGRNPIAFFRDCRLAIVTAFSTSSSSATLPTALKVAEENLKLPPNVSRFVLTAGSAMNQNGTALFEGVTVLFLAQVYEVPLSLQQQALIMFICILAGIGTAGVPAGSIPVIAMILGMFKIPVEGLGLILGVDRFLDMCRTTLNVTGDLAAAVYVARGEPNAQADAGQPAGSPHSS, encoded by the coding sequence ATGAAGGCGCACCACAAGATGCTCATCGGCATCCTCACCGGCACGGTGGCGGGACTCACCGCCAATGCCCTGGCAGGCAAGTCCGCGTGGCTGGATTGGACCGTGTCCAACGTGGCCTCGCCGGTGGGACAGATCTTCATCCGCCTCCTGCTCATGCTCGTGGTGCCGCTGCTCTTCGCGGCGCTCGTCATGGGCGTGGCGGACCTGGACCTGAAGCAGGTGGGACGGCTGGGGGCTCGCACCCTCGGGTACACCATCGTCTTCTCCACCATCTCCGTGCTGCTGGGCCTGGTGCTGGTGAACATCATCCAGCCGGGCGCGAACCTGAGCGACGAGGCCCGCGCGCTGGCCCAGCAAGGCACCCAGGTGAAGGCCGCGCCTCCGCCCTCGGAGACGTCCTTCGGCGCGGTGCTCATGTCCATGGTGCCCACCAACCCGATGAAGGCCGCGGCCGACGGGGACATGATTGGCATCATCGTCTTCTCGCTCATCTTCGGCCTGGGCGTGGCGCTCACCCCCACGGACTCCGCGAAGCACCTGCGCGACACCATCCAGGGCCTCTACGACGTGATGATGAAGCTCATCGACGGCGTGCTGAAGCTCGCGCCGTACGGGGTCGCGGCGCTCCTGTTCGCGATGACGGCGAAGCTGGGGCTGAGCATCCTGGGGCAACTCGCCGCCTACGTGGGCACGGTGCTCCTGGCGCTGGGCCTGCACATGTTCGTCGTCTACTCGCTGTCGGTGCGTTTCCTGGGCGGGCGCAACCCCATCGCGTTCTTCCGGGACTGCCGGCTGGCCATCGTCACGGCGTTCTCCACGTCCTCCTCCAGCGCCACGCTGCCTACCGCGCTCAAGGTCGCCGAGGAGAACCTGAAGCTGCCGCCCAACGTGTCGCGGTTCGTGCTCACCGCGGGCTCCGCCATGAACCAGAACGGCACCGCGCTCTTCGAGGGCGTCACGGTGCTCTTCCTCGCCCAGGTGTACGAGGTGCCGCTGAGCCTCCAGCAGCAGGCGCTCATCATGTTCATCTGCATCCTGGCGGGCATCGGCACCGCCGGCGTGCCCGCGGGCTCCATCCCCGTCATCGCGATGATCCTGGGCATGTTCAAGATTCCGGTGGAGGGCCTGGGCCTCATCCTGGGCGTGGACCGCTTCCTGGACATGTGCCGCACCACGCTCAACGTCACCGGAGACCTGGCCGCGGCCGTGTACGTGGCGCGAGGGGAGCCGAACGCCCAGGCGGATGCCGGGCAGCCCGCGGGCTCGCCTCACTCCTCCTGA
- a CDS encoding zf-HC2 domain-containing protein: MAACPEQEARLDLHAAGALDAAETVQLVQHLESCGGCREVFATSVEMLSLLALPEPTTAEKNAQEALPQRTLEAWKREHARPAPWRRAVGVTLAAAAAVAMAVLVPGLVRPGGATGGATAPPEAATEAHQVEAQTLADFEAWAGLESLESGAAMEDEEALEDLDASNEDDLLGETL, encoded by the coding sequence ATGGCTGCATGCCCGGAGCAGGAAGCACGACTGGACCTGCACGCCGCGGGAGCGCTGGACGCGGCGGAGACAGTGCAACTGGTCCAGCACCTGGAGTCGTGCGGGGGGTGCCGCGAGGTCTTCGCCACGTCGGTGGAGATGTTGTCGCTGCTCGCCCTCCCCGAGCCGACGACGGCCGAGAAGAACGCCCAGGAGGCCCTGCCCCAGCGCACGCTGGAGGCCTGGAAGCGCGAGCATGCGCGCCCGGCGCCCTGGCGGCGCGCGGTGGGAGTGACGCTGGCCGCCGCGGCGGCGGTGGCGATGGCCGTCCTGGTCCCGGGGCTGGTGCGCCCCGGTGGCGCCACGGGCGGGGCCACCGCGCCCCCGGAGGCGGCGACCGAGGCCCATCAGGTGGAGGCTCAGACGCTCGCGGACTTCGAGGCGTGGGCGGGGCTGGAGTCCCTGGAGTCCGGCGCGGCGATGGAAGACGAAGAGGCGCTCGAGGACCTCGACGCGTCGAACGAGGACGACCTGCTGGGAGAGACGCTGTGA
- a CDS encoding serine/threonine protein kinase, whose protein sequence is MPAPFHPDQLAPGSVVGPWRVVASLGAGGFGRVFKVERGGRFFTMKMALRPAGPQASEEEDVNGRLSHEVAALLACAPHPNLPRIQAVDRWPDPPEGYLYFVTDYIDGETFHEWRWRVKPSAAHLLSVFTEVVRAVSDLHRRGLHHRDVKGDNLLIRRDDERPFLIDLGTVRMPGATTLTVGVAPASPHLLPPECVAFLREGQWEQGARFDAGIPGDLYALGALLYESLTDGYAFDPRLPYDRLLPAIETVTPRAPQAVNPKVPPALGDIALRLLAKRPEERYAGTEALLQALWEVAKEKRQPAWKVSLDRPPDPESPRDVDADTPRLRIVPELVRSIEHGPSADEVSEDSAPPPGGLEVAAVIPPGEASPVAAQAHVPEVAPPLSREPRAAPARRPRGRVLGVAATVLFIVGAVALGLARREQPPHPMQEVGTPSPLAEKGSPVVTSRSSPPANTPLSDSKPTPPRSMASPPERVVALTEAAPKPAAEPSPKKRGLGKVAAVACLAGAACAGSSSNLRTEPPERKACPPGAINQMAKLGFHTPWILSEGAFYVTEDGDLEPSLVPPEGPLTVYLPIRGLKHPDTLQPAIPQHTKFHGQIFPGRDRAYAWFTEMEFPDGSRYPVCVDLTWEGRSELGQPYHPSSTSERKLWGPRVILSTTQFLGR, encoded by the coding sequence ATGCCCGCGCCGTTCCATCCGGACCAGCTTGCCCCCGGGAGCGTGGTGGGGCCGTGGCGCGTGGTGGCCTCGTTGGGGGCGGGCGGCTTCGGCCGCGTCTTCAAGGTGGAGCGGGGAGGGCGCTTCTTCACGATGAAGATGGCGCTGCGCCCCGCGGGCCCCCAGGCCTCCGAGGAGGAGGACGTCAACGGTCGGCTGTCGCACGAGGTCGCCGCGCTGCTGGCGTGTGCCCCGCACCCGAACCTGCCCCGGATCCAGGCGGTGGACCGGTGGCCGGACCCGCCCGAGGGCTACCTCTACTTCGTCACCGACTACATCGACGGGGAGACCTTCCACGAGTGGCGCTGGCGGGTGAAGCCGTCCGCGGCGCACCTCTTGTCGGTGTTCACGGAGGTGGTGCGCGCGGTGTCGGACCTGCATCGGCGCGGGCTGCACCACCGCGACGTGAAGGGCGACAACCTGCTCATCCGCCGCGACGACGAGCGGCCCTTCCTCATCGACCTGGGCACGGTGCGGATGCCGGGGGCCACGACGCTGACGGTGGGCGTGGCGCCGGCCTCGCCGCACCTGCTGCCGCCCGAGTGCGTGGCGTTCCTTCGCGAGGGTCAGTGGGAGCAGGGCGCCCGGTTCGACGCGGGCATCCCCGGGGACCTCTACGCGCTGGGCGCGCTCCTGTACGAGTCGCTCACGGATGGCTACGCCTTCGACCCCCGGCTCCCGTATGACCGGCTGCTGCCGGCCATCGAGACGGTGACGCCGCGCGCGCCCCAGGCCGTCAACCCCAAGGTCCCGCCCGCGCTGGGAGACATCGCGCTGCGGCTGCTCGCGAAGCGCCCCGAGGAGCGCTACGCCGGCACCGAGGCGCTGCTCCAGGCGCTGTGGGAGGTGGCCAAGGAGAAGCGGCAGCCGGCCTGGAAGGTGTCGCTGGACAGGCCCCCGGACCCCGAATCCCCGCGCGACGTGGACGCGGACACGCCTCGGCTGCGCATCGTCCCCGAGCTCGTCCGTTCGATCGAACACGGGCCCTCCGCGGACGAGGTGTCCGAGGACTCCGCGCCACCGCCCGGGGGCCTCGAGGTGGCCGCTGTCATCCCTCCGGGCGAAGCCTCGCCTGTCGCCGCGCAGGCGCATGTGCCCGAAGTCGCCCCTCCGCTTTCGCGCGAGCCTCGGGCGGCGCCCGCGCGAAGGCCCCGAGGCCGGGTGCTGGGCGTCGCGGCGACTGTTCTCTTCATTGTTGGTGCCGTGGCGCTGGGCCTCGCCCGCCGCGAGCAGCCCCCCCACCCCATGCAGGAGGTTGGTACCCCCTCGCCTCTTGCCGAGAAAGGAAGTCCCGTCGTGACGAGCCGTTCTTCCCCCCCCGCGAACACACCCCTCTCCGATTCGAAACCCACGCCTCCTCGGTCCATGGCGTCCCCGCCCGAGCGGGTCGTCGCGCTCACGGAGGCCGCCCCGAAGCCCGCGGCCGAGCCCTCGCCGAAGAAACGGGGGCTGGGCAAGGTCGCGGCGGTGGCGTGCCTGGCCGGGGCGGCCTGCGCGGGTTCCTCATCGAACCTGCGGACGGAACCGCCCGAGAGGAAGGCGTGTCCTCCAGGGGCCATCAACCAGATGGCGAAGCTGGGCTTCCACACCCCGTGGATCCTCTCCGAGGGCGCCTTCTACGTGACTGAGGACGGCGACCTGGAGCCGTCGCTGGTGCCCCCCGAGGGGCCCCTCACCGTCTATCTCCCCATCCGGGGGCTCAAGCACCCCGACACCCTTCAACCCGCGATTCCCCAACACACGAAGTTCCACGGCCAGATCTTCCCGGGGAGGGACCGGGCCTACGCCTGGTTCACGGAGATGGAGTTCCCCGATGGGTCGCGCTACCCCGTCTGCGTCGACCTCACCTGGGAGGGCCGGTCCGAACTGGGGCAGCCGTACCACCCATCAAGCACTTCCGAACGGAAGCTGTGGGGGCCCAGAGTGATCCTCTCCACGACCCAATTCCTAGGAAGGTAG
- a CDS encoding FKBP-type peptidyl-prolyl cis-trans isomerase, which translates to MRVAKDSIVSLEYRLHLGDGQVIDQSEPGQPLAYLHGHRQIVPGLEGALEGLAQGDSKQVVVQPGQGYGEHDPEGVRVVPRAMLPPGFNPQPGQTLMAQTDQGDIPLRIQEVRGDEVVVDLNHPLAGKTLHFDVTVKDVRAATPEELSHGHVHGPGGHQHG; encoded by the coding sequence ATGAGGGTCGCCAAGGATTCGATTGTCTCGCTGGAGTACCGGCTGCACCTGGGAGATGGACAGGTCATCGACCAGAGTGAGCCCGGCCAGCCGCTCGCCTATCTGCACGGGCACCGTCAAATCGTCCCGGGCCTGGAGGGGGCGCTGGAGGGCCTCGCGCAGGGCGACAGCAAGCAGGTGGTGGTGCAGCCCGGGCAGGGCTATGGCGAACATGACCCGGAGGGCGTGCGGGTCGTCCCGCGCGCCATGTTGCCCCCGGGCTTCAATCCCCAGCCCGGCCAGACGCTGATGGCCCAGACGGACCAGGGCGACATTCCCCTGCGCATCCAGGAAGTGCGGGGCGATGAGGTGGTGGTGGACCTCAACCACCCGCTCGCGGGCAAGACGCTGCACTTCGACGTCACCGTGAAGGACGTCCGCGCCGCCACTCCCGAGGAACTCTCCCACGGCCACGTTCACGGGCCGGGTGGGCATCAGCACGGCTGA
- a CDS encoding peroxiredoxin → MLAIGDLAPDFSAIDCHGVPLSLSALKGRRVVLFFFPKAFTLGCTIENRAFRDNHLRLQELGAELVGVSVDTQKTQCEFAAKEDIHFSLLGDPDRVISRAYDVLWPVLRVDRRVTFIIDPDGRVEDVIRHELRVYRHLDDVLTYLEKHPLPAALDSAA, encoded by the coding sequence ATGCTCGCCATCGGAGACCTCGCGCCAGACTTTTCCGCCATCGACTGTCATGGCGTGCCGCTGAGCCTGTCCGCGCTCAAGGGCCGCCGGGTGGTCCTCTTCTTCTTCCCCAAGGCCTTCACGCTCGGCTGCACCATCGAGAACCGCGCCTTCCGGGACAACCACCTGCGCCTGCAGGAGCTGGGCGCGGAGCTGGTGGGCGTCTCCGTGGACACGCAGAAGACCCAGTGCGAGTTCGCGGCGAAGGAGGACATCCACTTCTCCCTGCTGGGGGACCCGGACCGCGTCATCAGCCGCGCCTATGACGTGCTCTGGCCGGTGCTGCGCGTGGACCGGCGCGTCACGTTCATCATCGACCCGGACGGCCGCGTCGAGGACGTCATCCGCCACGAGCTGCGGGTGTACCGCCACCTGGACGACGTGCTGACCTACCTGGAGAAGCACCCGCTCCCGGCCGCCCTCGACTCGGCCGCGTGA
- a CDS encoding TIGR02265 family protein, translating to MVLEGSGSRIKGGVLISRLNLLRQQGGQVRVDQVLGRLPPSDQALLRKSLLPVAWYPLELNLRLDSAIAEVLSPDDEGRAFIEMGRASAEESLRGPQHGFLRAGDPHFLLSQAARIYRFYYAVGSRTYDKTGPRSAVLRTFSAENVTQADCLTIVGWHERAIELSGGLSPRITHPMCRAQGAPHCEYHCCWD from the coding sequence ATGGTGCTGGAAGGCTCGGGCTCTCGCATCAAGGGGGGCGTGCTCATCTCCCGGCTGAACTTGCTGCGCCAGCAGGGCGGGCAGGTTCGCGTGGACCAGGTCCTGGGACGGCTGCCTCCCTCGGACCAGGCCCTGCTGCGCAAGTCGCTCCTCCCCGTGGCCTGGTACCCGCTGGAGCTCAACCTGCGGCTGGACTCCGCCATCGCGGAGGTGCTGTCCCCGGACGACGAGGGCCGGGCCTTCATCGAGATGGGGCGCGCGTCCGCGGAGGAGTCGCTGCGGGGGCCCCAGCACGGCTTCCTGCGGGCGGGAGATCCTCACTTCCTGCTGAGCCAGGCGGCGCGCATCTACCGGTTCTATTACGCGGTGGGCTCGCGCACGTACGACAAGACGGGGCCGCGCTCCGCCGTCCTGCGCACCTTCAGCGCGGAGAACGTCACGCAGGCGGACTGCCTCACCATCGTCGGCTGGCACGAGCGCGCCATCGAGCTGTCGGGAGGCCTGTCCCCCCGCATCACCCACCCCATGTGCCGGGCCCAGGGCGCGCCCCACTGCGAATACCACTGCTGTTGGGACTGA
- a CDS encoding DNA-methyltransferase, with amino-acid sequence MTSAPSPDALRCIRADSREPQGYRAALGERRASLLLTDPPYCLLTRRRKGGDLRDPRAHKKIDQNPIVRFETVRDYRVFSEAWMSRALAHLTPDAPLIIWTNLLGKEPIISAAKGLGYTHLRGEFTWGKRTTDKNANEQTLRVYEVALVIARTPEPVLSPGDLPTVWAVVGGYDDDGEATRWGGHPHHKPFSVVEPLVRTYSRPGETVLDPFAGSGSLPSAALRLGRHPACLEIEPEWAERVTHRLRETAAALAQPPSAR; translated from the coding sequence ATGACCTCCGCCCCCTCTCCCGACGCCCTCCGCTGCATCCGCGCCGACTCCCGTGAGCCGCAGGGCTACCGCGCCGCCCTGGGCGAGCGCCGCGCCTCGCTGCTCCTGACGGACCCGCCCTATTGCCTGCTCACCCGGCGGCGCAAGGGCGGGGACCTGAGAGATCCGCGCGCCCACAAGAAGATCGACCAGAACCCCATCGTCCGCTTCGAGACGGTGCGCGACTACCGCGTCTTCTCCGAGGCGTGGATGTCGCGCGCGCTGGCGCACCTGACGCCCGACGCGCCCCTCATCATCTGGACGAACCTCCTGGGCAAGGAGCCCATCATCAGCGCGGCGAAGGGGCTGGGCTACACGCACCTGCGCGGCGAGTTCACCTGGGGCAAGCGCACCACCGACAAGAACGCGAACGAGCAGACGTTGCGCGTCTACGAGGTCGCCCTCGTCATCGCCCGCACGCCCGAGCCCGTGTTGTCACCCGGAGACCTGCCCACGGTGTGGGCCGTCGTCGGGGGCTATGACGACGATGGCGAGGCCACGCGCTGGGGCGGCCATCCGCACCACAAGCCCTTCTCCGTCGTGGAGCCCCTGGTGCGCACGTACAGCCGCCCTGGCGAGACGGTGCTGGACCCGTTCGCGGGAAGCGGCTCGCTGCCCTCGGCCGCGCTGCGCCTGGGCCGCCATCCCGCGTGTCTGGAGATAGAGCCCGAGTGGGCGGAGCGCGTCACGCACCGCCTGCGCGAGACGGCCGCCGCGCTCGCTCAGCCCCCGAGCGCCCGGTAG
- a CDS encoding RNA polymerase sigma factor yields the protein MSLGDTGRRVVAMPARRLALERAPDEALCRAFLDGEETAFEVLVTRHRSLVFSLVRRYATRPEDAADLTQAAFLRALEASRRVFARWIPRGPTPFRAWLVRIALNLAKNHARNTRRWRPVLVEAPDDAAQEAPGESAQEGLERSEQARRVREEVLLLPRRQREVLTLRVDGGLAFKDIAETLGITENNAKVQFHLAVKRLKARVAEPEEKQ from the coding sequence GTGAGCCTCGGGGACACAGGCCGACGGGTGGTGGCGATGCCGGCGCGACGGTTGGCCCTGGAGCGGGCGCCGGACGAGGCCCTCTGCCGCGCGTTCCTGGACGGCGAGGAGACGGCCTTCGAGGTGCTGGTGACCCGGCACCGGTCGCTCGTCTTCTCGCTGGTGCGGCGCTATGCGACCCGGCCGGAGGACGCCGCGGACCTGACTCAGGCCGCCTTCCTGCGGGCGCTGGAGGCGTCTCGCCGCGTCTTCGCGCGCTGGATTCCCCGGGGCCCCACCCCGTTCCGGGCGTGGCTGGTGCGCATCGCCCTCAACCTGGCGAAGAACCACGCGCGCAACACCCGCCGGTGGAGGCCCGTGCTGGTGGAGGCGCCGGACGACGCGGCGCAGGAGGCTCCGGGTGAGTCCGCCCAGGAGGGGCTGGAGCGCTCCGAGCAGGCGCGGCGGGTGCGCGAGGAGGTGCTGCTCCTGCCTCGGCGCCAGCGCGAGGTCCTGACGCTGCGCGTGGACGGAGGGCTGGCGTTCAAGGACATTGCCGAGACGCTCGGCATCACGGAGAACAACGCGAAGGTGCAGTTCCACCTGGCCGTGAAGCGTCTGAAGGCGCGGGTGGCCGAGCCGGAGGAGAAGCAGTGA
- a CDS encoding DUF4136 domain-containing protein, protein MRLHSRLAPVLFAGLFMACASINVSSNYDPSAVQEIDAYKSYAWAAQPEGGDKRVYNPIMGNQVMQAADAVLQARGYKKVDASENPDFLVGWHGSVQDKMEAETVNNYYGYPYSPMWDPYWGGPVVAAAPETYVREYEEGTILLDVVDGKSKQLVWRGKAQSEVNGNASAEKQQKKVTQAVDKILERFPPKAGKK, encoded by the coding sequence ATGCGTCTTCATTCGCGGCTCGCGCCCGTGCTGTTCGCGGGGCTCTTCATGGCCTGCGCGAGCATCAACGTCAGCTCCAACTACGACCCTTCGGCCGTGCAGGAGATTGACGCTTACAAGTCCTACGCCTGGGCCGCACAGCCCGAGGGCGGCGACAAGCGCGTCTACAACCCCATCATGGGCAACCAGGTGATGCAGGCGGCCGACGCCGTGCTGCAGGCGCGGGGTTACAAGAAGGTGGACGCCAGCGAGAACCCTGACTTCCTCGTGGGCTGGCACGGCTCCGTGCAGGACAAGATGGAGGCCGAGACGGTCAACAACTACTACGGCTATCCCTACAGCCCCATGTGGGACCCGTACTGGGGTGGCCCCGTCGTCGCCGCGGCGCCGGAGACGTATGTCCGCGAGTACGAAGAGGGCACCATTCTGCTCGACGTGGTGGACGGGAAGTCCAAGCAGCTCGTCTGGCGCGGCAAGGCGCAGTCGGAAGTGAATGGGAACGCGTCGGCGGAGAAGCAGCAGAAGAAGGTCACTCAAGCGGTGGACAAGATCCTGGAGCGCTTCCCGCCCAAGGCCGGGAAGAAATAG
- a CDS encoding glutathione peroxidase has protein sequence MRTVHVLTLVTALAVTPALASTPSKSPPASEKTSMSLHDLSANRLDGKAAKLSDYQGKVLVIVNTASECGYTPQYAGLEKLYQEYKAKGVEVLGFPSNDFGEQEPGTSEQIAKFCELRFKVTFPMFEKVKTKGDGQSPVYSFLAKKHDAPKWNFHKYVVGKDGQVVAGFPSKVTPESDELRKAINAALAQK, from the coding sequence ATGAGAACCGTCCATGTGTTGACCCTCGTCACCGCGCTCGCCGTCACCCCGGCGCTCGCCTCCACTCCCTCGAAGTCCCCGCCCGCGAGCGAGAAGACCTCCATGTCCCTGCACGACCTGTCCGCCAACCGCCTCGACGGCAAGGCCGCGAAGCTCTCCGACTACCAGGGCAAGGTCCTGGTCATCGTGAACACCGCGTCGGAGTGTGGCTACACGCCGCAGTACGCGGGCCTGGAGAAGCTCTACCAGGAGTACAAGGCGAAGGGCGTCGAGGTGCTGGGCTTCCCCTCGAATGACTTCGGCGAGCAGGAGCCGGGGACCTCGGAGCAGATCGCGAAGTTCTGCGAGCTGCGCTTCAAGGTCACCTTCCCCATGTTCGAGAAGGTGAAGACGAAGGGTGATGGCCAGTCCCCCGTGTATTCCTTCCTGGCGAAGAAGCACGACGCGCCGAAGTGGAACTTCCACAAGTACGTGGTGGGCAAGGACGGCCAGGTCGTCGCGGGCTTCCCGAGCAAGGTGACGCCGGAGAGCGACGAGCTGCGCAAGGCGATCAACGCCGCGCTGGCGCAGAAGTAG
- a CDS encoding DUF2381 family protein, whose protein sequence is MPAATSVWVFIWGVMLSLGAKASGLEPSGSLAPVRRIEFSADARAPLPEVHITPGRSTTFFFDARIRPDEVVLEGRERFERLGLAEDHVALIPSSLFREGERLLLELRFRDGAAPERAAFMLVVDAARGEPQVEVFRSVRPVESYRQEVQELKERLARLQAELTHPRSEGPSSWHIEAAVAEMEGSDSMRFYVLSRSQTVVHPDLSVAQVAHAQAKGLWTALRLDVRARKGSETWNAVGASLTDEEGRVLEVPAPWQSTPLIGGGAAMLVIMVSGAVPLDARRYVLKLWDAAGRTATVEGLTFKPSAEQERP, encoded by the coding sequence TTGCCCGCCGCGACCTCTGTTTGGGTGTTCATCTGGGGAGTGATGCTGTCGCTGGGGGCGAAGGCCTCCGGGCTCGAGCCTTCAGGCTCCCTGGCTCCGGTTCGCCGAATCGAGTTCAGCGCGGATGCTCGCGCGCCGCTTCCGGAGGTCCACATCACTCCGGGCCGCTCCACGACGTTCTTCTTCGACGCGCGGATCCGCCCGGATGAGGTGGTCCTGGAGGGCCGCGAGCGGTTCGAGCGGCTGGGGCTCGCCGAGGACCACGTGGCGCTCATCCCCTCGAGCCTGTTCCGGGAAGGGGAGCGGCTGCTCCTGGAGTTGCGCTTCCGCGATGGCGCGGCGCCCGAACGCGCGGCGTTCATGCTGGTGGTGGACGCCGCGCGCGGCGAGCCGCAGGTCGAGGTCTTTCGCTCGGTGCGCCCGGTGGAGTCCTACCGCCAGGAGGTCCAGGAACTGAAGGAGCGTCTGGCGCGGCTCCAGGCGGAGCTGACGCATCCTCGCTCCGAAGGGCCCTCTTCCTGGCACATCGAGGCCGCCGTGGCGGAGATGGAGGGCAGTGACTCCATGCGGTTCTACGTGCTCTCTCGCAGCCAGACGGTGGTGCATCCGGACCTCTCGGTGGCACAGGTCGCACACGCCCAGGCCAAGGGGCTGTGGACGGCGCTGCGCCTGGATGTCCGAGCGCGGAAGGGAAGCGAGACGTGGAACGCGGTGGGGGCCTCGCTGACGGACGAAGAGGGGCGTGTCCTCGAGGTGCCGGCGCCCTGGCAGTCGACGCCGCTGATAGGCGGGGGGGCCGCGATGCTGGTCATCATGGTGTCAGGCGCCGTCCCGTTGGACGCGCGGCGGTACGTCCTCAAGCTGTGGGACGCGGCGGGGCGGACGGCCACGGTCGAGGGGCTTACGTTCAAGCCCTCCGCGGAGCAGGAGAGGCCTTGA
- a CDS encoding DUF5996 family protein produces MAIASTPGLGTKEEAWPALSFMEWRDTLATLHRYTQVLGKVRLALTPPENHWWNVSFRVTSRGLSTMLIPYGNGSFEVDFDFLANELRFLTSRGDVRVMELTSRPVAEFYRDVMATLRSLGIEVSIWDRPVEIPDDTTRFSEDEHHSIYVPEQARRFWRALLQANIVLKEFRARFTGKCSPVQFFWGSFDLAVTRFGGRPAPVRPGADAVTAEAYCEEVCSAGFWPGTEALGGASFYCYAAPEPPGFSSAKVEPASGGYSKDLKEFLLPYEAVRRASNPRAFLLDFLQTTYDACADLGKWDRPRLERPLILPDSVKAAHSVSPEGSPASASP; encoded by the coding sequence ATGGCCATCGCGTCGACACCGGGACTCGGGACGAAGGAGGAGGCGTGGCCCGCGCTCTCCTTCATGGAGTGGAGGGACACCCTCGCCACGTTGCACCGCTACACGCAGGTGCTCGGCAAGGTGCGGCTGGCGCTGACGCCACCGGAGAACCACTGGTGGAACGTGTCCTTCCGAGTGACGTCGAGGGGGTTGTCCACGATGCTCATTCCCTATGGGAATGGGAGCTTCGAGGTGGACTTCGACTTCCTCGCCAACGAGCTGCGCTTCCTGACGAGCCGGGGTGATGTGCGCGTCATGGAGTTGACGTCGCGCCCGGTGGCGGAGTTCTACCGGGATGTGATGGCGACGCTGCGCTCGTTGGGCATCGAGGTGAGCATCTGGGACCGGCCGGTGGAGATTCCGGACGACACCACGCGCTTCAGCGAGGATGAGCACCACTCCATCTACGTCCCCGAGCAGGCCCGGCGCTTCTGGCGCGCGCTCCTGCAGGCGAACATCGTGCTGAAGGAGTTCCGTGCCCGCTTCACCGGCAAGTGCAGTCCGGTGCAGTTCTTCTGGGGGAGCTTCGACCTGGCGGTGACTCGCTTCGGAGGCAGGCCCGCGCCGGTGCGTCCGGGGGCGGACGCGGTGACGGCCGAGGCGTACTGCGAGGAGGTCTGCAGCGCGGGCTTCTGGCCGGGCACCGAGGCGCTGGGAGGCGCGTCCTTCTACTGCTACGCGGCCCCGGAGCCTCCGGGTTTCTCCTCGGCGAAAGTGGAGCCCGCATCGGGGGGCTACTCCAAGGACCTCAAGGAGTTCCTCCTGCCCTACGAAGCCGTGCGGCGCGCGAGCAACCCGAGGGCCTTCCTGCTCGACTTCCTGCAGACGACGTATGACGCCTGTGCGGACCTGGGGAAGTGGGACCGTCCGCGGCTGGAGCGGCCCCTCATCCTTCCGGACAGTGTGAAGGCCGCGCACTCCGTCTCGCCCGAGGGGTCTCCCGCCAGCGCGAGTCCGTAG